Proteins encoded together in one Catellatospora citrea window:
- a CDS encoding ABC transporter permease: protein MDGTFAVFNRALVSYRRLWQASVFSSFILPVLFVLSIGIGVGGYISGVDGVSYLDWIVPGVLASTAFQMAVGESTFPILGDFKWTRGFHAMRATPVRIGDMIGGYQLYIMFRVIIASVVFLGVSAVFGAIHSPWVVLTPFVCALLGVAVSAPTSAFAATIENDSYFALLFRFLVIPSTLFAGVFFPVSQLPELLRPLAYASPLWHAVELCRAATLGVAPPWPVAAHVAYLLAWAGLGYLLALRAFRRRLSD from the coding sequence ATGGACGGCACGTTCGCGGTGTTCAACCGGGCGCTGGTCTCGTACCGGCGGCTGTGGCAGGCCTCGGTGTTCTCGTCGTTCATCCTCCCGGTGCTGTTCGTGCTCAGCATCGGCATCGGGGTCGGCGGCTACATCAGCGGCGTCGACGGTGTCAGCTACCTCGACTGGATCGTGCCGGGCGTGCTCGCCTCGACCGCGTTCCAGATGGCGGTGGGGGAGTCCACCTTCCCGATCCTGGGCGACTTCAAGTGGACCCGCGGGTTCCACGCCATGCGGGCCACCCCGGTGCGCATCGGCGACATGATCGGCGGCTACCAGCTCTACATCATGTTCCGGGTGATCATCGCCTCGGTGGTGTTCCTCGGGGTCAGCGCCGTGTTCGGGGCGATCCACTCGCCGTGGGTGGTGCTCACGCCGTTCGTGTGCGCGCTGCTCGGGGTCGCGGTCTCCGCGCCGACCTCGGCATTCGCCGCGACGATCGAGAACGACAGCTACTTCGCGCTGCTGTTCCGCTTCCTGGTGATCCCGTCGACGCTGTTCGCCGGGGTGTTCTTCCCGGTGTCGCAGCTGCCCGAGCTGCTGCGGCCGCTGGCGTACGCGTCGCCGCTGTGGCACGCGGTGGAGCTGTGCCGCGCGGCCACGCTGGGCGTCGCGCCGCCGTGGCCGGTCGCCGCGCACGTGGCATACCTGCTGGCCTGGGCGGGTCTGGGTTACCTGCTGGCGCTGCGCGCCTTCCGCCGACGGCTCTCGGACTGA
- a CDS encoding ABC transporter ATP-binding protein, protein MIYARGLVKRFGDFTAVDGIDLEVAPGEAFGFLGPNGAGKSSTMRMIGCVSTPTAGELRILGMDPVREGSAIRARLGVCPQTDNLDPDLTVFENLTTYARYFGIPRAEGRRRAAELLEFVQLTEKSGSTVDPLSGGMKRRLSIARAMINEPDLVLLDEPTTGLDPQARHLLWERLFRLKQRGVTLVLTTHYMDEAEQLCDRLVVMDAGKIVAEGSPRHLIETYSTREVVELRFGDDAPATYVEKLAGIGERLDPLPDRLLLYSADGDAAVNEVHRRGFTPSSVLVRRSTLEDVFLILTGRTLVD, encoded by the coding sequence ATGATCTATGCCCGCGGCCTGGTCAAGCGGTTCGGCGACTTCACCGCGGTGGACGGCATCGACCTGGAGGTCGCGCCCGGCGAGGCGTTCGGCTTCCTGGGCCCCAACGGCGCCGGCAAGTCCTCCACCATGCGCATGATCGGCTGCGTCTCCACGCCGACCGCCGGTGAGCTGCGCATCCTGGGCATGGACCCGGTGCGGGAGGGGTCGGCGATCCGGGCCCGGCTGGGGGTGTGCCCGCAGACCGACAACCTCGACCCCGACCTCACCGTGTTCGAGAACCTGACCACCTACGCGCGCTACTTCGGCATCCCGCGCGCCGAGGGCCGCCGCCGCGCCGCCGAGTTGCTGGAGTTCGTGCAGCTCACGGAGAAGTCGGGCAGCACCGTCGACCCGCTGTCGGGCGGCATGAAGCGCCGGCTCTCCATCGCCCGCGCCATGATCAACGAGCCGGACCTGGTGCTGCTCGACGAGCCCACCACCGGCCTCGACCCGCAGGCCCGCCACCTGCTGTGGGAGCGGCTGTTCCGGCTCAAGCAGCGCGGCGTCACACTCGTGCTGACCACGCACTACATGGACGAGGCCGAGCAGTTGTGCGACCGCCTCGTCGTGATGGACGCCGGCAAGATCGTCGCGGAGGGCTCGCCGCGCCACCTCATCGAGACCTACTCCACCCGCGAGGTCGTCGAGCTGCGCTTCGGCGACGACGCCCCGGCGACGTACGTGGAGAAGCTGGCGGGCATCGGCGAGCGCCTCGACCCGCTGCCGGACCGGCTGCTGCTCTACAGCGCCGACGGCGACGCGGCCGTCAACGAGGTGCACCGGCGCGGCTTCACCCCGTCCAGCGTGCTGGTGCGGCGCTCCACCCTGGAGGACGTGTTCCTGATCCTCACCGGCCGGACGCTGGTCGACTGA
- the dnaG gene encoding DNA primase, which produces MAGGRIRDEDIALVRERSSIVDVAGEQVTLKNAGGGNLKGLCPFHDEKTPSFTVSQARNVWFCHGCGEGGDVINFVQKIDHLSFIESVERLADRAGIQLRRIEGGPAVERPQHGQRQRLVAAHAAAQEFYAEQLLTPGARAAREFLAQRGFDREAAQRYGCGFAPAEWDLLVKHLRGLGFTTAEMETAGLARAARSGSLVDRFRRRLLWPIRDVSGDVIGFGARKLFDDDDGPKYLNTPETPLYKKSHVLYGIDQAKREIAKQGRAVIVEGYTDVMACHLAGVTTAVATCGTSFGTDHIGVLRRLLLDTDAYAGEIIFTFDGDAAGQKAALRAFGDDQRFVGQTFIAVSPDGMDPCELRLARGDLAVRDLVARREPLIAFALRSTLARYDLDTVEGRVAALRATAPMVSKIKDRSLLTGYAQKLAGDLGVDVDQVRTAIRSADGANVPAPRPAAATPDNPRLVVEREALKLAIQQPVLAGPVFDAVDETLYAHPPYRDIRVAIAAAGGACAGVAGAGWVNSVRDACADLAAQMLVMELAVEPVRYDGEPDSGYLHVVLARLQLAGLNQRIGEVKSRLQRINPVTESDEYRARFTELVALEQHSRALKEKAAGGL; this is translated from the coding sequence ATGGCCGGGGGTCGGATCCGTGATGAGGACATCGCGCTCGTACGCGAGCGCAGCTCGATCGTGGACGTGGCCGGTGAGCAGGTCACCCTGAAGAACGCGGGCGGCGGCAACCTCAAGGGGCTGTGCCCGTTCCACGACGAGAAGACCCCGTCGTTCACCGTGTCCCAGGCCCGCAACGTGTGGTTCTGCCACGGCTGCGGCGAGGGCGGCGACGTGATCAACTTCGTGCAGAAGATCGATCACCTGAGCTTCATCGAGTCCGTGGAGCGCCTGGCCGACCGGGCGGGCATCCAGCTGCGCCGGATCGAGGGCGGCCCGGCGGTCGAGCGCCCGCAGCACGGCCAGCGCCAGCGCCTGGTCGCCGCGCATGCCGCGGCCCAGGAGTTCTACGCCGAGCAGCTGCTCACGCCGGGGGCGCGGGCGGCCCGGGAGTTCCTCGCCCAGCGGGGCTTCGACCGGGAGGCGGCGCAGCGCTACGGCTGCGGGTTCGCCCCGGCGGAGTGGGACCTGCTCGTCAAGCACCTGCGCGGACTCGGCTTCACCACGGCGGAGATGGAGACCGCGGGCCTGGCCCGGGCCGCGCGTTCGGGCAGCCTGGTGGACCGGTTCCGCCGCCGCCTGCTGTGGCCGATCCGGGACGTGTCCGGCGACGTGATCGGCTTCGGGGCGCGCAAGCTGTTCGACGACGACGACGGCCCGAAGTACCTGAACACCCCCGAGACGCCGCTGTACAAGAAGTCGCACGTGCTCTACGGCATCGACCAGGCCAAGCGCGAGATCGCCAAGCAGGGCCGGGCGGTGATCGTCGAGGGGTACACCGACGTGATGGCCTGCCACCTGGCCGGGGTGACCACGGCCGTGGCGACCTGCGGCACCTCGTTCGGCACGGACCACATCGGGGTGCTGCGGCGGCTGCTGCTGGACACCGACGCGTACGCCGGGGAGATCATCTTCACCTTCGACGGCGACGCCGCGGGGCAGAAGGCGGCGCTGCGGGCGTTCGGCGACGACCAGCGCTTCGTCGGGCAGACGTTCATCGCGGTCAGCCCGGACGGCATGGACCCCTGCGAGCTGCGCCTGGCCCGGGGCGACCTGGCCGTGCGCGACCTGGTGGCCCGGCGCGAGCCGCTGATCGCGTTCGCGCTGCGCTCCACGCTGGCCCGCTACGACCTGGACACGGTCGAGGGCCGGGTGGCCGCGCTGCGGGCCACCGCACCCATGGTCTCCAAGATCAAAGACCGGTCACTGCTCACCGGGTATGCCCAGAAGCTGGCCGGTGACCTGGGCGTCGACGTCGACCAGGTGCGCACGGCGATCCGCAGCGCCGACGGCGCGAACGTGCCCGCGCCCCGGCCCGCCGCGGCCACGCCCGACAACCCGCGCCTGGTCGTCGAGCGGGAGGCGCTGAAGCTGGCGATCCAGCAGCCGGTGCTGGCCGGGCCGGTGTTCGACGCGGTCGACGAGACCCTCTACGCGCACCCGCCGTACCGGGACATCCGGGTGGCGATCGCCGCGGCCGGCGGAGCCTGCGCCGGGGTGGCCGGGGCCGGCTGGGTCAACAGCGTGCGCGACGCCTGCGCGGACCTGGCCGCGCAGATGCTGGTCATGGAGCTGGCCGTGGAGCCGGTGCGCTACGACGGCGAGCCGGACTCGGGCTACCTGCACGTGGTCCTGGCCCGCCTCCAGCTCGCCGGGCTCAACCAGCGCATCGGCGAGGTGAAGTCGCGGCTGCAGCGCATCAACCCGGTGACCGAGTCCGACGAGTACCGGGCGCGCTTCACCGAACTCGTCGCCCTGGAGCAGCACTCCCGGGCGCTCAAGGAGAAGGCCGCCGGAGGGCTCTGA
- a CDS encoding deoxyguanosinetriphosphate triphosphohydrolase — translation MVDPSERFIPEPSKDTGFGRSPYERDRARVLHSAGFRRLAAKTQVHTAGSGDFLRTRLTHSIEVAQIAREMGARLGCDPDVVDVAGLAHDLGHPPFGHNGEDALDEVSRAWGGFEGNAQTLRVLTRLEAKVEGAGLNLTRASLDATCKYPWPRREGARKFGVYADDRPVFDWVRLGAPDDDRRCLEAQVMDWSDDVAYSVHDFEDGLYSGFVELQPLLLDADERAALCADVAQVYSPESPALLHEALIELLADPVVAPLAGYDGSFKAQLALKRCTSVLTGRFVAAAVDATREKYGDGTLRRYDADLIVPAAARIRCALLKGIALRYVMRRRGMEPWYDQQRQILRDLVRVLAERAPDELDPVFAPLWREAADDTARCRVVVDQVASLTDPAAQAWHQRLTGGSIAG, via the coding sequence ATGGTTGATCCCAGCGAGCGGTTCATCCCCGAGCCTTCGAAGGACACCGGCTTCGGCCGCAGCCCGTACGAGCGCGACCGGGCGCGGGTGCTGCACTCGGCCGGGTTCCGGCGGCTGGCCGCCAAGACCCAGGTGCACACCGCGGGCAGCGGCGACTTCCTGCGTACCCGGTTGACGCACTCGATCGAGGTGGCGCAGATCGCCCGCGAGATGGGCGCCCGGCTGGGCTGCGACCCGGACGTCGTCGACGTCGCCGGGCTGGCCCACGACCTGGGGCATCCGCCCTTCGGGCACAACGGCGAGGACGCTCTCGACGAGGTCAGCCGGGCCTGGGGCGGGTTCGAGGGCAACGCGCAGACGCTGCGGGTGCTCACCCGGCTGGAGGCCAAGGTGGAGGGCGCGGGGCTCAACCTGACCCGGGCCTCACTGGACGCGACCTGCAAGTATCCGTGGCCGCGCCGGGAGGGCGCCCGCAAGTTCGGGGTGTACGCCGACGACCGCCCGGTCTTCGACTGGGTGCGCCTGGGCGCGCCCGACGACGACCGGCGCTGCCTGGAGGCGCAGGTCATGGACTGGTCCGACGACGTGGCGTATTCGGTGCACGACTTCGAGGACGGCCTCTACTCCGGGTTCGTCGAGCTGCAGCCGCTGCTGCTGGACGCCGACGAGCGGGCCGCCCTGTGCGCGGACGTGGCACAGGTGTACTCACCCGAGTCGCCGGCGCTGCTGCACGAGGCGCTGATCGAACTGCTGGCCGACCCGGTCGTCGCGCCGCTGGCCGGATACGACGGCTCGTTCAAGGCACAACTGGCGCTCAAGCGCTGCACCAGCGTCCTGACCGGACGGTTCGTCGCCGCCGCGGTCGACGCGACCCGCGAGAAGTACGGCGACGGCACGCTGCGCCGCTACGACGCCGACCTGATCGTGCCGGCCGCCGCCCGCATCCGCTGTGCCCTGCTCAAGGGCATCGCGCTGCGCTACGTGATGCGCCGCCGGGGCATGGAGCCGTGGTACGACCAGCAGCGCCAGATCCTGCGCGACCTGGTGCGGGTGCTGGCCGAGCGGGCCCCGGACGAGCTGGACCCGGTCTTCGCCCCGCTGTGGCGGGAGGCCGCCGACGACACGGCGCGCTGCCGGGTCGTCGTCGACCAGGTCGCCTCCCTCACCGATCCCGCCGCCCAAGCCTGGCATCAGCGGCTGACCGGCGGCTCCATCGCGGGCTGA
- a CDS encoding carbohydrate-binding protein produces the protein MSTRFSGRRPALFAAGLAVLVAAAAAAVNAIPAHASLPSTPSGWQLVWSDDFNGANNTLPSSSNWIIDTGTSYPGGPAQWGTGEIQTYTNSTNNVRHDGAGNLLITPIKSGSSWTSSRIETVRTDFKPAAGRVLRIEGRIQMPNVTGAAAAGYWPAFWALGAPYRGNYQNWPGVGEFDIMENVNGINSVWGVLHCGVAPGGPCNEFNGIGASRACPGSTCQSAFHTYRFEWDRTNENAQQLRWYVDGTLYHTVNQSQVGSYWSAMTSHAGYFLLLNVAMGGAFPNGVAGSATPTGSTVSGQPMRVDYVAVYQTTGGTTPPSSPPASPPASPPPGGGNRDAYTNIQAESRNAQTGTTIYEGYYVGSIGNGDNLRFDGVNFGSPTPLDFVTRAASGAAGGISGLVEVRLDSLSNAPIGSFAIANTGGWTSWREIPANVGSVTGTHTVYLTFTSGQPNDYVNIDWFRFRR, from the coding sequence ATGAGCACGCGATTCTCCGGCCGCCGCCCGGCGTTGTTCGCCGCCGGCCTGGCCGTCCTGGTCGCCGCGGCGGCCGCCGCGGTCAACGCGATCCCCGCGCACGCCTCGCTGCCGTCCACGCCCTCGGGCTGGCAGCTGGTGTGGAGCGACGACTTCAACGGCGCGAACAACACGCTGCCCTCGTCCAGCAACTGGATCATCGACACCGGCACGTCCTACCCGGGCGGCCCCGCCCAGTGGGGCACCGGCGAGATCCAGACCTACACCAACAGCACCAACAACGTCCGCCACGACGGCGCGGGCAACCTGCTGATCACGCCGATCAAGAGCGGCTCCAGCTGGACCTCGTCGCGCATCGAGACGGTCCGCACCGACTTCAAGCCGGCGGCTGGACGCGTCCTGCGCATCGAGGGCCGCATCCAGATGCCCAACGTCACCGGGGCCGCGGCCGCCGGCTACTGGCCCGCGTTCTGGGCGCTCGGCGCGCCCTACCGGGGCAACTACCAGAACTGGCCGGGCGTCGGCGAGTTCGACATCATGGAGAACGTCAACGGCATCAACTCGGTGTGGGGCGTGCTGCACTGCGGCGTCGCACCCGGCGGGCCGTGCAACGAGTTCAACGGCATCGGCGCCAGCCGTGCCTGCCCGGGCAGCACCTGCCAGTCGGCGTTCCACACGTACCGGTTCGAGTGGGACCGCACCAACGAGAACGCCCAGCAGCTGCGCTGGTACGTCGACGGCACGCTGTACCACACCGTGAACCAGAGCCAGGTCGGCTCGTACTGGTCCGCGATGACCTCGCACGCCGGTTACTTCCTGCTGCTCAACGTGGCGATGGGCGGCGCGTTCCCGAACGGCGTGGCGGGCTCGGCGACGCCGACCGGCAGCACCGTCTCGGGCCAGCCGATGCGGGTCGACTACGTGGCGGTCTACCAGACCACGGGCGGCACCACGCCGCCGTCGTCGCCGCCCGCGTCGCCGCCGGCCAGCCCGCCGCCGGGCGGGGGCAACCGCGACGCGTACACCAACATCCAGGCCGAGAGCCGCAACGCCCAGACCGGCACCACGATCTACGAGGGCTACTACGTCGGCAGCATCGGCAACGGTGACAACCTGCGCTTCGACGGCGTGAACTTCGGTTCGCCGACGCCGCTGGACTTCGTCACCCGGGCCGCCTCGGGCGCGGCGGGCGGCATCAGCGGCCTGGTCGAGGTGCGGCTGGACAGCCTGTCCAACGCGCCGATCGGCAGTTTCGCCATCGCCAACACGGGCGGCTGGACGAGCTGGCGGGAGATCCCCGCGAACGTGGGCTCGGTGACCGGCACGCACACGGTCTACCTGACCTTCACCAGCGGGCAGCCCAACGACTACGTCAACATCGACTGGTTCCGGTTCCGGCGCTGA
- a CDS encoding COG4315 family predicted lipoprotein, giving the protein MLRSVRVVLAATLLLAPLGAMTACAGLRDGPAPIDQPAPSPLGPAENEPAAEVVAAVGSPTAELRGKKIPKMGDVVTDADGFVLYRFDRDTADPPASNCSGDCAAVWPPVLVDENLKLTGLDAKLVGTVEREDGATQVTLAGWPLYRYLGDKKAGQWKGQAVGGVWFVVAPTGKKNLTCLPTATPVPVPPPGTAASPAAAPPASPAAPAAPSPDETYTY; this is encoded by the coding sequence ATGCTGCGAAGTGTTCGTGTCGTACTGGCCGCCACGCTGCTGCTGGCCCCGTTGGGTGCGATGACGGCTTGTGCGGGCCTGCGCGACGGGCCGGCACCGATCGACCAGCCCGCGCCGTCCCCGCTCGGGCCGGCCGAGAACGAGCCCGCCGCCGAGGTGGTCGCCGCCGTCGGCAGCCCGACCGCGGAGCTGCGCGGCAAGAAGATCCCGAAGATGGGCGACGTCGTCACCGACGCCGACGGCTTCGTGCTCTACCGGTTCGACAGGGACACCGCCGATCCGCCGGCCAGCAACTGCTCCGGCGACTGCGCCGCGGTCTGGCCACCGGTGCTCGTCGACGAGAACCTGAAGCTGACCGGGCTCGACGCGAAGCTCGTCGGCACCGTCGAGCGGGAGGACGGCGCCACCCAGGTCACCCTGGCCGGCTGGCCGCTCTACCGCTACCTGGGTGACAAGAAGGCCGGGCAGTGGAAGGGCCAGGCCGTCGGCGGAGTCTGGTTCGTCGTCGCGCCGACCGGCAAGAAGAACCTGACCTGCCTGCCCACGGCGACCCCGGTGCCGGTGCCCCCGCCGGGCACGGCCGCATCCCCGGCCGCGGCTCCGCCCGCGTCGCCCGCGGCACCCGCCGCACCGAGTCCGGACGAGACATACACCTACTGA
- a CDS encoding NAD(P)/FAD-dependent oxidoreductase, whose protein sequence is MRHRTSDLDRVVVVGGGRAAVAAVEELERLGFTGAVTVLAGESRPPYHRPACSKGLLTGQRPADVQLSTSSSARWLTGRVAAELDAKRQIVYAQTGEMYVYDALVVATGARPVIPDGWPVGEPGLHSLHSIDDALSLAADLRKAQRVAVVGAGLTGCEAAYVVRSLARECIMIDSNPQVMTRAVGSVTGGLIADTMRHEGVRMRLGRRVKNLSRCRRGWRLDLDDGSHVDADVVIATLGERPDTDWFTARHADTSDGLLCDESLRVQGVDQVVAAGAVARWPNAWYGDKPGRVDQWIAAMELGQAAARTLLSGSRAAPAVGVLPRYWSDLFGLRIQVCGRIDQTEEVAVTELRPGRRDIARGGVLAAHRRGGVTSGVVAVNAPRQFTTLARAMREAGPARPLVSLPAVIPNQRRLSLVG, encoded by the coding sequence ATGAGGCACCGCACATCAGACCTGGACCGGGTCGTCGTCGTCGGCGGTGGACGCGCCGCGGTGGCGGCGGTGGAGGAGCTGGAGCGGCTCGGATTCACCGGCGCGGTCACCGTGCTGGCCGGTGAGTCGCGCCCGCCGTACCACCGGCCCGCCTGCTCCAAAGGCCTGCTCACCGGCCAGCGGCCCGCCGACGTGCAGCTGTCCACCAGCTCCTCCGCGCGCTGGCTGACGGGCCGGGTCGCGGCCGAACTCGACGCCAAGCGCCAGATCGTCTACGCCCAGACCGGTGAGATGTACGTGTACGACGCGCTGGTCGTCGCGACCGGCGCCCGGCCGGTCATCCCGGACGGCTGGCCGGTCGGCGAGCCCGGTCTGCACAGCCTGCACAGCATCGACGACGCGCTGAGCCTGGCCGCCGATCTGCGCAAGGCGCAGCGGGTCGCCGTCGTCGGCGCCGGGCTGACCGGCTGCGAGGCCGCCTACGTGGTGCGCTCGCTGGCCCGCGAATGCATCATGATCGACTCGAATCCTCAGGTCATGACACGTGCCGTCGGGTCCGTCACCGGTGGGCTGATCGCCGACACGATGCGCCACGAAGGCGTGCGCATGCGCCTCGGCCGCCGGGTCAAGAACCTGTCCCGGTGCCGCCGCGGCTGGCGGCTCGACCTCGACGACGGCTCGCACGTCGACGCCGACGTGGTCATCGCCACGCTCGGGGAGCGGCCCGACACCGACTGGTTCACCGCCCGCCACGCCGACACCAGCGACGGCCTGCTCTGCGACGAGAGCCTGCGGGTGCAGGGCGTGGACCAGGTGGTCGCCGCCGGTGCGGTGGCCCGCTGGCCCAACGCCTGGTACGGCGACAAGCCGGGCCGCGTCGACCAGTGGATCGCCGCCATGGAGCTGGGCCAGGCCGCCGCCCGCACGCTGCTGTCCGGCTCGCGCGCCGCGCCCGCCGTCGGGGTCCTGCCGCGCTACTGGTCCGACCTGTTCGGGCTGCGCATCCAGGTGTGCGGCCGGATCGACCAGACCGAGGAGGTGGCCGTCACCGAGCTGCGCCCCGGCCGCCGCGACATCGCCCGCGGCGGCGTGCTCGCCGCCCACCGCCGGGGCGGGGTCACCTCCGGGGTGGTCGCGGTCAACGCGCCCCGGCAGTTCACCACGCTCGCCCGCGCGATGCGGGAGGCGGGCCCGGCCCGCCCGCTCGTGTCGCTGCCCGCCGTCATCCCGAACCAGCGCCGCTTGAGCCTGGTCGGTTGA
- a CDS encoding ferric reductase-like transmembrane domain-containing protein, producing MESAHVIAATVGFTSFGLLWLAVLGGVALRNGWGLSRIPRSVAYSAHQGIALIGLTLGLVHGIAQLAVPNGTISVVEVIVPFVDTHDPVGVGAGVLGLELVLAGAISIVIQRRLGFSRWRAVHMATYVGFSLVSAHVLISGTDTGPAWVWGPVYTAWLATVALWFTTWPRRNRRIEADNVLATMRPEQPRDSLVVDVDPVRCARFGFCEQESPAVFSLRSDGRLDYTAAPPAYRLEEVVRAVEVCPARAISVRRPAGTAPAAPPVAPAAPVTPIITRQRERERVATPPADYDDDDRRPAFEPATELDEFRQRARHSRAQHRPARDRFHVADLTSEDQ from the coding sequence ATGGAGAGTGCTCATGTCATCGCCGCGACGGTGGGGTTCACCTCGTTCGGGCTGCTCTGGCTGGCGGTGCTCGGCGGCGTCGCGTTGCGTAACGGATGGGGTCTGAGCCGGATCCCCCGATCCGTGGCGTACTCGGCCCATCAGGGCATCGCCCTGATCGGGTTGACGTTGGGCCTGGTGCACGGGATCGCCCAGCTCGCCGTGCCGAACGGGACCATCAGCGTGGTCGAGGTCATCGTGCCGTTCGTGGACACGCACGACCCGGTCGGCGTGGGCGCCGGCGTGCTGGGCCTGGAGCTGGTGCTGGCCGGTGCGATCTCGATCGTGATCCAGCGCCGGCTCGGTTTCAGTCGGTGGCGCGCCGTGCACATGGCCACCTACGTCGGGTTCTCACTGGTCTCGGCGCATGTGCTGATCTCCGGCACGGACACCGGCCCGGCCTGGGTCTGGGGCCCGGTCTACACCGCCTGGCTGGCGACGGTCGCGCTGTGGTTCACCACCTGGCCGCGCCGCAACCGCCGGATCGAGGCCGACAACGTGCTGGCCACCATGCGGCCCGAGCAGCCGCGCGACAGCCTGGTGGTGGACGTGGACCCGGTGCGCTGCGCCCGGTTCGGCTTCTGCGAGCAGGAGTCGCCCGCCGTGTTCAGCCTGCGCAGCGACGGGCGGCTCGACTACACCGCGGCCCCGCCCGCATACCGCCTGGAGGAGGTGGTCCGCGCGGTCGAGGTGTGCCCGGCCCGGGCCATCAGCGTCCGGCGTCCGGCGGGGACCGCCCCGGCCGCGCCGCCCGTGGCGCCCGCAGCGCCGGTGACCCCGATCATCACGCGCCAGCGCGAGCGTGAGCGCGTCGCCACGCCACCGGCCGACTACGACGACGACGATCGCCGCCCGGCCTTCGAGCCCGCCACCGAACTCGACGAGTTCCGGCAGCGGGCCCGGCACAGCCGCGCCCAGCACCGCCCCGCCCGCGACCGCTTCCATGTCGCCGACCTGACGAGCGAGGACCAATGA
- a CDS encoding DUF4142 domain-containing protein, with product MDIRLARTAAVTALAALAVAVVLAPPPAAHAEGLEPGWTVTEFGPLGPADRDLLVRVRLAGLWEAPAGKQAQDRARSEKVKEIGHHISGEHIALDAEVLKVADRLGVPLPDRPNAEQQGWLDELNGLRGAAWDNVFTARLRVAHGKVFSVVAAVRAGTRNEVIREFAQQAVTIVMRHMTYLESTGLVDYTSLPAPPTPVAAAARRTGGPPAPLIWLILAAALAAGAVTAARIRHPR from the coding sequence ATGGACATTCGCCTCGCCCGGACCGCGGCGGTCACAGCGCTCGCGGCCCTCGCCGTCGCGGTGGTGCTCGCCCCGCCGCCGGCCGCCCATGCCGAAGGACTCGAACCCGGGTGGACCGTCACCGAGTTCGGGCCGCTCGGTCCCGCCGACCGGGACCTGCTGGTCCGCGTGCGCCTCGCCGGGCTCTGGGAGGCCCCCGCCGGCAAGCAGGCCCAGGACCGCGCCCGCAGCGAGAAGGTCAAGGAGATCGGCCACCACATCAGTGGCGAGCACATCGCGCTGGATGCCGAGGTGCTCAAGGTCGCCGACCGGCTGGGGGTGCCGCTGCCCGACCGGCCCAACGCCGAGCAGCAGGGCTGGCTCGACGAGCTGAACGGGCTGCGCGGCGCGGCGTGGGACAACGTCTTCACCGCCCGCCTGCGCGTCGCCCACGGCAAGGTCTTCAGCGTCGTCGCGGCGGTCCGCGCGGGCACCCGCAACGAGGTGATCCGCGAGTTCGCCCAGCAGGCCGTGACGATCGTGATGCGACACATGACGTACCTGGAGAGCACCGGACTGGTCGACTACACGTCCCTGCCCGCGCCGCCGACACCCGTCGCCGCCGCGGCCCGCCGCACCGGCGGCCCGCCCGCCCCGCTGATCTGGCTGATCCTGGCAGCCGCCCTGGCCGCCGGCGCGGTCACCGCGGCCCGCATCAGGCACCCCCGCTGA